The window TAAACCTCGAGGGGAAGGCCGCTGGACGTGGGAGCGAGTTGCCTCACAAGCAGGGTCATCTCCTGATGGATCTTGGGGTGGTTCTTCAGATAGGCGAGGATATAGGCGCGAAAGGTGCCGACATTGGTAATGCGACGCCCGTTGACGATGTTAGTGTCATCGACGCCGCGCTCCTTGTTCCAGGCCGTGAGTTCCCTCTGCTTGGTCTCGATGTAGTCGGCAATGTAGAGAATCTTGGAGTGACGCTCGATCATCTCGGGCGTGCAGAGTCTGATGGTGTTCATGTCGATGTAGACCGATCGCTTGATCCGCCGGCCTCCGGACTCCGACATCCCGCGCCAGTTCTTGAACGAGTCGCTGATCAGCGCGTGAGTGGGAATGGTGGTGATCGTCTTGTCCCAGTTCTGGACCTTGACGGTGGTGAGAGCGATGTCGATGACGTCGCCATCGGCCCCGTGGCTGGGCATCGCGATCCAGTCCCCTTTCGACAACATCCGGTTCGTCGAGAGCTGGATGCCGGCGACAAAGCCGAGAATGGGGTCCTTGAAGACAAGCATGAGCACCGAGGCGAGAACACCCATGCCGCTGAGCAGGAAGACCGGCGACTTGCCGAGGAGGGTGGCCAGAATGACGATGATCGCGGCGATGTAGAGAACGATCTTGGCCACCTGGACGAAGCTCTTGAGGGGTACCTGCTTGGAGACGGGAAAGGTGCTGTAGATCTCGAGTACGGCATTGAGCAGCGAGTCGAAGGCAAGGAGAACAACGACGACCATGTAGATCATTGCGGCGCCGCGGACTCCAGCGATCAGCTGCCCGGCGCCCCGAAGCGCGCTAGGTGCGAGGAGGAAAAGAACGATGCCCGGGGCGAGGTGGGCGAGCCAGAAGAAGACGTGGTGCCGGAGCAGGCGGTCGTCCCAATCCGTCTTGGTTCTTTGGACCACGGCCGCGGCGACCTTGAGCAGCAGACGCTTGGCGACAAAGAAGGCCGCAGTCGCGAGGAGAGCGAGAAGGAGCGAAATGACGGCGAGTGCGACTGCCACCTCCGCTCGCTCGCCGAGGCCGAACTGCTGGATGAATTGATTGATTTGTCCGAGCATTGACCACGGCGGTGGTTCAGACGGTTCGGTGAAACGATAGCGTAGATTCGCGTACGCTGCGCGATGCCCCAGAGGGTGCGAAGAAGAGGCCGTGAGAGCTTTGTCCTACCAGAGGCTTCGGTGCGACATTGGGAAGTTGGCCGTCATCAACCTACAGTACGAGCCTGGCCCGCGATAATTGCCTTTCTTGGCGCTGATCCCACTGATCAATACTCACCTGCCGGGCGGATCAAAGCTGCACGCAGAGCTCTAGGGCTCAGGCAGAGAGAGTGCGCAGCAATGTTGGCCGTGGATCAGAAATCGATTTGGGAATAGGAAACAGAGTCCCGCGACCCATCAACGAGGTCGCTGCGGAAGCTCGAGGTCCTGTTCCAAAGGGCGTCTAACGAATCGAGGTGCTGGCTTCCGCCTTCTTGGGACTAGCGAAGCTCAACACTCGATCTGAGACACCCATGACCGGTAAGTGATGGGATGGACTCCTTCCACTTAGAAAGGAGGAGCCCTCATGAAGCTCACTTTCGCCGTCGACCTGGCCAAGAGCGTCTTCCACGTAGCTGTCGGTATCCCTCCGGTGCGTCGGCCAGCTGCACTACCGCGGCGCAGTCCGCAGTCGAGCGCAAACCCACAACGTCCCGACGGACGGTGCCGTGCCTCGCGGCCCACCCCAAAGGGTGTTGTCGAGTTCGCCATTTCACTCGTAATCTTCTTATGTTCTTGACAAGGGCCACCTGGGGAACCCGGAGCCGCTTGTCACGGGCTGGGAATCACCTAGTCGCCTGAAGCTCGCTGGCTGGATGAAGCGAGAACAGGAGGTTGAGCATGAGCAGGATGGCTGGAAGGAACCAGCTCGCCCGAGAAAAGCTCATTGGGTTTTTCGTCACGGCCCTGCTACTGTCCACCCCGTTCTGCCTCGGCGATTCCGGCCACAGCTTGGCCGGTACCGTGATCGACCGCGAGGGACAGCGCATGGCCGGAGTGCGGGTGGCTCTTGGCGGACAGACCACTCTGACCGACACCACCGGCAGGTTTGCCTTCGAAGGTGTGCCGCCCGGCAAGCACCTCCTCGAGCTGCAACAGGCCGGTCGTACCGCGACTCGAGAGGTCACGATTCCCTGGCAAAGTCCGGACGAGTGCGTGCTGACTCTGGACTGGCCGCGCGCCTTTCAGGAGAGCCTCACCGTCTACTCGGTGTCGAGGCGCCGGGAGCGACTGGTAGAGGCGCCCGCGGCGGTCACCTCCCTGCTCCCCAGCGAGCTGGCTGCGCAGAGCTCTTCGGGACAGCTGCCACGCCTTTTGGCGTTCACGCCCAGCGTCCAGATCGCCCAAAGCGGCCTCTATGACTTCAATCTCAACACCCGAGGCTACAACTCCGCGATCAATCGGCGAGTCTTGACTCTGATCGACGGGCGTCAGACCTCGGTGCCCGAGTTCCTCGGCGTTCAGGAGTGGGGCGCGCTGTCCATGCCACTCGACGAGTTCGACAATGTGGAGCTGGTTCGCGGCCCGAGCTCGGCCCTTTACGGCGCCGGCGCCATCTCGGGAGTGCTCGACATCACCACCAAGAGCGCAAAGGACACGCCGGGCTACAAGTTCCGGCTCAGTGCGGGAGAGCTCGGCACAACGCGCCTCGAGGGTCGCGCGGCCGGGCCGGTCGGATCCTCCTGGTACTGGCGACTGGCGGGAAGCCACCAGGAGAGCGACCACCTGACCCGGTCCCGGGTGGACTCGGTCGAGTACCAGCCCGAGCTCCTGCCGAAAGAGCTGGTGGCTCCACCTTTCGACAAACTCGAAACCACGTTTGCTTCGCTTCGCTTCGACCGTTTTCGAGAGCAATCCGCGCTCACCCTGGAAGGCGGCTCCGGGAGCTTTCAGGGTGGCACCACGACCGCGCCGCTCGGACGCACCCAGGCGGACCGGGTCCGGCGCCCCTGGATGCGCGTCAATTACAACACCGGCGACTGGAATCTGCTGGCGTTCTACAGCGGTCGAGATGGCGACAACCAGGTCGGACTGTCCTCGGGTGCCTCGCTGTACTCCGAGGGCTACAACACGGGCATCGAGCTCCAGGGAAGCCGGACGATCCTCGGAGGACGCGGGTTCGTCGTCGCCGGCCTGGCGCACCTTCGACAGCGGATCGACTCCTCCGACCCTTCCGGCGTTCACGGCATCTTCGCCGATGTCGCCACCGCCGAACAGAGCTCCGCGTTCGCCCAGGTCCGCTCCGATCTCCGAAACAACCTCTCGTTGGTTGCCTCCGGCCGGCTGGATGACAACAGCCTCCACGATGCCCAGTTGTCGATGCGGCTCGGCCTCGCCTACGCCCCGGGCTTCCGCCATCACCTCCGCCTGACCTTCAACAACTCCTTCCAGAGTCCGACCCTGGTCGAGTTTGCCGTCCGCACTCCGGCCGGCCCGGTGCTCGATCTCTTCACCGACCTTTCGCTGGCGGACCTTCTGGGAGACCGGACGCTCGGATTCGATCGGGTGCCGCAGCTCGCGCTCGGCAACCCGGACCTCGAGGTCGAAGAGATCCAATCCTGGGAACTCGGCTACCGGGGCGGCGTGGGCAAGACGTTCCTGTCGGCGAGTCTCTACCGCAACGACCTGACCGATTTCACCACCAGCATCCTGCCGCAGGTGGGCACCAGCCTCGGGCGACTCAACCCCACCTATGGTCCCTATCGCCCGCCGAGCGGCCTGCCGGCTGCCACCGCATCCGCCCTGCTCTCCGCGCTCCAGGCGGGCCTCTCCCCGAGACTTCTTACCTTCCTCTCCAACGACGCCGACGGATCGCCCATTCTGGCGATTCTGTCGCTCACCAACTTCGGCAAAGCCGAGGCCAAAGGCCTCGAAATCGAGCTGCACCATTTCTTCTCCGATGCCTGGCAGCTGAGCCTGTCCGCGGCGCACTCGGCGTATCGCGTCGTCGACAGTCCACCGGAGAACCCCCTGCTGCCCAACGCCCCCGAGCTGCAAGCGGCCGCGAGCCTGATCGGGTCGCCAGCTCCCTGGTCGAGCGCCCTTCGGCTGCGCTGGGTCGAAGGTTTCGATTGGAGCTCGGGCCTCTTTCGCGGACCGGTACCGTCCTACATCGTCGCCGACCTTCATCTCGGCCTGAACGTCGGAAGCCACCTGCGTTGGGGGCTCGACGTCGCCAACCTCACCAACAAGCGCCACTACGAGATCTTCGGAGGTAGCCTCCTGGATCGTCGCGCACTCGCCCACATCACCTACACACGGGAGTAACACTATGCCCAGCAGAGAGCCCACCGAAAACTGCCGCATCTTCGTCAGCCGCAAACAGAGCGATCGCGACGTGTTCGGCAAAGAGATTCAAGAAGATCTGGAGACCATCGGGGCCGGACGCCTGGAGTTCTTCGACGACACCGACATCGAATTCGGCGACAAGTGGCGACAGAAGATCCGGGAAGAGCTCGACAAAGCCAACGTCCTGTGGCTGGTCTTGACCAAGCCCGCCAAGAAAGAGTTCGATTGGCCGCTCTATGAAGCGGGCCTGTTCGAAGACCTGGAAGACGGAAGCCAGGAAAGGGTGGTCTGTCTGTTCCCCGACGAGGGGAAGTGCCCGTCCCAGCTCAACGAGCGCCAGGCCGTCAAGGCCAACCCCGACAGTCTCTTCAAGCTGCTCAAGGACCTGTTTACGAAGAAACACTTCAGTGGCACCGTCCAGCCGCTCAATCCCAAAGCAAAGGACAAAGACCTCCAAGCAATCGCAAAGAAGATCAGCGATCTGGTCAACGGGATCGCCGACCCCAACGAGATCAGGAGCGTCTCCCACGGCAACAAATGGATTGAGCTCGTCTGCCCCAAGAGCCTCGATTCCCTGAGCCCCGACGTCGAGGTCGAATCGGACGAGCGCTCCCTCGGAGACCTCTTCGATCTCCAGCCGAAGCCCGTTCGAGGGGAGACCTGGAAATGGTCGCAAATTGAAGAGGCGGCCAAGCTGGAAGGCGACCCCAAGGGATACAACCTGCTCTGGATCGAAGAGCTTCGAAACGAAATCGCGGCCAAAATGAACCCAGACCCAAAGCATCGGCACCGCTCGAAGCAGCTCACCGGACGCTATCTCGGCAAGGACGGGAAACTCTATCGGCCGGAGATCGAGCTCTGTCGAGAATACGCGGACGGCAGATTGAAACTCGAGCTGACCTTCTCGGAGCAGGTGCACGGTTCCTGGCTCCGGCCCACCCCGCTCGTGGCGCTCGCTGCCATGATCAACCTCGCGAGCCGCATTCGACACGACCTCATCGAGC is drawn from bacterium and contains these coding sequences:
- a CDS encoding TIR domain-containing protein, with translation MPSREPTENCRIFVSRKQSDRDVFGKEIQEDLETIGAGRLEFFDDTDIEFGDKWRQKIREELDKANVLWLVLTKPAKKEFDWPLYEAGLFEDLEDGSQERVVCLFPDEGKCPSQLNERQAVKANPDSLFKLLKDLFTKKHFSGTVQPLNPKAKDKDLQAIAKKISDLVNGIADPNEIRSVSHGNKWIELVCPKSLDSLSPDVEVESDERSLGDLFDLQPKPVRGETWKWSQIEEAAKLEGDPKGYNLLWIEELRNEIAAKMNPDPKHRHRSKQLTGRYLGKDGKLYRPEIELCREYADGRLKLELTFSEQVHGSWLRPTPLVALAAMINLASRIRHDLIEPHLKKLPRWQLRDDNQARFEQLNSLKESIERDGFFINMLTQEAFLEAFDGHPDENLRVAKLQQEFGKTIEPQLRKAVSDLDVELTQKALRAWKENNREFLDIGINVYRRGLGLEEAA
- a CDS encoding mechanosensitive ion channel family protein, which codes for MLGQINQFIQQFGLGERAEVAVALAVISLLLALLATAAFFVAKRLLLKVAAAVVQRTKTDWDDRLLRHHVFFWLAHLAPGIVLFLLAPSALRGAGQLIAGVRGAAMIYMVVVVLLAFDSLLNAVLEIYSTFPVSKQVPLKSFVQVAKIVLYIAAIIVILATLLGKSPVFLLSGMGVLASVLMLVFKDPILGFVAGIQLSTNRMLSKGDWIAMPSHGADGDVIDIALTTVKVQNWDKTITTIPTHALISDSFKNWRGMSESGGRRIKRSVYIDMNTIRLCTPEMIERHSKILYIADYIETKQRELTAWNKERGVDDTNIVNGRRITNVGTFRAYILAYLKNHPKIHQEMTLLVRQLAPTSSGLPLEVYCFSADQDWEAYESIQADVFDHLLAVLPEFDLRIFQNPSGSDFRRLGA
- a CDS encoding TonB-dependent receptor, with product MSRMAGRNQLAREKLIGFFVTALLLSTPFCLGDSGHSLAGTVIDREGQRMAGVRVALGGQTTLTDTTGRFAFEGVPPGKHLLELQQAGRTATREVTIPWQSPDECVLTLDWPRAFQESLTVYSVSRRRERLVEAPAAVTSLLPSELAAQSSSGQLPRLLAFTPSVQIAQSGLYDFNLNTRGYNSAINRRVLTLIDGRQTSVPEFLGVQEWGALSMPLDEFDNVELVRGPSSALYGAGAISGVLDITTKSAKDTPGYKFRLSAGELGTTRLEGRAAGPVGSSWYWRLAGSHQESDHLTRSRVDSVEYQPELLPKELVAPPFDKLETTFASLRFDRFREQSALTLEGGSGSFQGGTTTAPLGRTQADRVRRPWMRVNYNTGDWNLLAFYSGRDGDNQVGLSSGASLYSEGYNTGIELQGSRTILGGRGFVVAGLAHLRQRIDSSDPSGVHGIFADVATAEQSSAFAQVRSDLRNNLSLVASGRLDDNSLHDAQLSMRLGLAYAPGFRHHLRLTFNNSFQSPTLVEFAVRTPAGPVLDLFTDLSLADLLGDRTLGFDRVPQLALGNPDLEVEEIQSWELGYRGGVGKTFLSASLYRNDLTDFTTSILPQVGTSLGRLNPTYGPYRPPSGLPAATASALLSALQAGLSPRLLTFLSNDADGSPILAILSLTNFGKAEAKGLEIELHHFFSDAWQLSLSAAHSAYRVVDSPPENPLLPNAPELQAAASLIGSPAPWSSALRLRWVEGFDWSSGLFRGPVPSYIVADLHLGLNVGSHLRWGLDVANLTNKRHYEIFGGSLLDRRALAHITYTRE